In Scleropages formosus chromosome 10, fSclFor1.1, whole genome shotgun sequence, a single genomic region encodes these proteins:
- the LOC108932308 gene encoding T-cell surface glycoprotein CD3 epsilon chain-like, producing MRRALFFFSISLTVMACKGVQLTCPGHSPVSWDGKYIPEEVKSESIILEDFEGLVRCSYDKNQTYYFYINDKAWAACKNCVKLDGASVVIVIAGDLLLTAGVMLVACICGRRKLRVPAVPPAQPRPQGPTTSSCEYEALSPTTRDNALYSVSGLHRTG from the exons ATGAGGAGAGCGCTGTTCTTCTTCTCCATCAGCCTGACAGTCATGGCATGCAAAG GTGTTCAACTGACATGTCCAGGACATTCCCCGGTGTCATGGGATGGAAAATATATACCGGAAGAAGTAAAAAGTGAATCAATCATATTAGAGGATTTTGAAGGACTGGTTCGCTGTAGTTATGACAAAAACCaaacatattatttttatattaatgacAAAG CCTGGGCAGCGTGTAAGAACTGCGTCAAGCTCGACGGGGCTTCGGTGGTTATCGTTATAGCGGGGGACCTGCTGCTGACTGCCGGAGTTATGCTCGTCGCCTGCATCTGTGGCCGGAGAAAGCTGAGAGTTCCCGCTGTACCCC CCGCCCAGCCAAGACCCCAGGGACCCACAACCTCCAGCTGTGAATATGAG GCTTTAAGCCCTACAACCAGAGACAATGCCCTCTACAGTGTTTCCGGGCTGCACAGAACTGGCTGA
- the LOC108932125 gene encoding T-cell surface glycoprotein CD3 epsilon chain-like gives MERLLIFFSLCLAVMADSGDVTFNLQTLTLTCPKEAKSLKHKDVEIKDADINPYVVTYTEEKQGLYECSYEEDEATQIYYFYVKGKVGDNLYELDGFLVAGIIVGDLLVTAGIVIIIYLWAQKKSAAAARVSAGRSAPPRSAPRGPAVPNRDYEPLNLRTRDNATYAVAGVNRTG, from the exons ATGGAGAGGCTGCTGatcttcttctctctctgcctcGCTGTCATGGCGGACAGTG GGGATGTAACCTTCAACCTACAGACACTTACTTTGACATGTCCAAAAGAAGCTAAAAGCCTTAAACATAAAGATGTAGAGATCAAAGATGCTGACATAAACCCATATGTTGTTACCTACACTGAAGAGAAGCAAGGGCTGTATGAATGTTCTTATGAAGAAGATGAAGCCACACAGATATACTATTTTTATGTGAAGGGAAAGG TGGGTGACAATCTCTATGAGCTGGATGGGTTTCTTGTGGCCGGGATCATAGTGGGAGACCTGTTGGTGACCGCGGGGATTGTCATCATCATTTACCTCTGGGCCCAGAAGaaatctgcagcagcagcaagagtcT CTGCAGGACGCTCGGCGCCTCCCCGCTCTGCCCCCCGTGGCCCTGCAGTGCCCAACCGGGACTACGAG CCTCTGAACCTCAGAACCAGAGACAATGCCACGTATGCTGTTGCTGGGGTGAACAGAACTGGCTAG
- the LOC108932158 gene encoding T-cell surface glycoprotein CD3 gamma chain isoform X1 produces MRRVFSLVLLLLFSLTETAAQNLKIKADQVAGDRIQLTCENGEWVERQDDSESKHQLLLAYKDENSKEYICKDKDEKNVKILVKFRTCDNCVALESSTVAGIVSADIVATVLIGVAVYFIASQPRGRSYSNSKASDRQTLLSNQPNDTYMPLTQGHSSEYSKLERRANRK; encoded by the exons ATGAGGAGGGTTTTCTCTCTggtgcttctgctgctgttttctctgaCAGAAACAGCTG CACAAAACTTGAAGATCAAGGCAGACCAAGTGGCTGGAGACAGAATTCAACTGACCTGTGAGAATGGAGAATGGGTGGAACGTCAGGATGATTCAGAGTCTAAACATCAACTGTTGCTGGCTTACAAGGATGAAAATTCAAAAGAATACATATGCAAAGACAAAGACgaaaagaatgtaaaaattttaGTAAAATTTCGAA CATGTGACAACTGTGTTGCCCTggagagcagcacagtggcaggGATCGTGTCTGCGGACATCGTGGCCACAGTCCTCATCGGAGTGGCTGTCTACTTCATCGCATCGCAGCCCAGAGGCAGGAGCTACAGCAACAGCAAAG CATCGGACCGACAGACTCTCCTTTCTAACCAGCCGAACGACACCTACATG CCTTTGACTCAGGGTCATTCTTCGGAATATAGCAAGCTGGAGAGAAGGGCCAACAGGAAATAG
- the LOC108932158 gene encoding uncharacterized protein LOC108932158 isoform X2, translating into MRRVFSLVLLLLFSLTETAAQNLKIKADQVAGDRIQLTCENGEWVERQDDSESKHQLLLAYKDENSKEYICKDKDEKNVKILVKFRSPCVFSAKHVTTVLPWRAAQWQGSCLRTSWPQSSSEWLSTSSHRSPEAGATATAKHRTDRLSFLTSRTTPTCL; encoded by the exons ATGAGGAGGGTTTTCTCTCTggtgcttctgctgctgttttctctgaCAGAAACAGCTG CACAAAACTTGAAGATCAAGGCAGACCAAGTGGCTGGAGACAGAATTCAACTGACCTGTGAGAATGGAGAATGGGTGGAACGTCAGGATGATTCAGAGTCTAAACATCAACTGTTGCTGGCTTACAAGGATGAAAATTCAAAAGAATACATATGCAAAGACAAAGACgaaaagaatgtaaaaattttaGTAAAATTTCGAA gtccttgtgtgttttctgccaaGCATGTGACAACTGTGTTGCCCTggagagcagcacagtggcaggGATCGTGTCTGCGGACATCGTGGCCACAGTCCTCATCGGAGTGGCTGTCTACTTCATCGCATCGCAGCCCAGAGGCAGGAGCTACAGCAACAGCAAAG CATCGGACCGACAGACTCTCCTTTCTAACCAGCCGAACGACACCTACATG CCTTTGA
- the tmem25 gene encoding transmembrane protein 25 isoform X1: protein MQRVGLNRGLSAAVLLLHTWAWVRTDAIDPIPKIDGKLHSAVTLKENATHQFNCQSEGWTPQSPPLLTWYLNGERQSQAPDSGTDQLVLPPWEPVRVRDRGSKPNGTFALHARKWDRELVCAVADPQSGKSYNATVVLNVQYQPEILRVNAHYSETSDPGISLVLFALVRSNPLATITWLDQAGHVVANTSDFLILDSRGYPWLTKHTLRVSPSNLSGNVSVKASNSLGYAQSNLTLTEFLRSRVEVPLLGIVTGGALGFVTLLILTLLLLFLLHKNKGKDIEKPVEITIPKSESPQARLDSRYLPRENMSLPSNLQLNDLKTPCKGVAPKQGEEGNSDQDLCAAYAARGFTRYPMVGYIYKVNSMSSDEIWL, encoded by the exons ATGCAGCGCGTGGGTCTGAACCGGGGGCTCAGCGCTGCTGTGCTACTGCTGCACACCTGGGCCTGGGTTCGAACAG ATGCGATCGATCCCATTCCTAAGATTGACGGGAAGCTGCACTCTGCCGTCACGCTCAAAGAGAATGCGACACACCAGTTTAACTGCCAGTCCGAGGGCTGGACCCCCCAGAGCCCACCCCTGCTCACCTGGTACCTGAATGGGGAGAGGCAATCGCAGGCCCCGGACAGCGGAACGGATCAGCTGGTGCTGCCCCCGTGGGAGCCGGTCAGGGTCCGTGACAGGGGTTCCAAGCCAAACGGCACTTTCGCACTTCATGCGAGAAAATGGGACAGAGAGCTGGTGTGTGCTGTTGCTGACCCCCAAAGCGGAAAGAGCTACAATGCCACTGTGGTCCTCAACGTGCAGT ATCAGCCTGAGATTTTGCGAGTGAACGCCCACTACAGTGAGACCTCTGACCCAGGCATATCCTTAGTTCTCTTTGCCTTGGTACGGTCAAACCCCCTTGCAACCATAACCTGGCTGGACCAGGCCGGTCATGTGGTGGCCAACACATCTGACTTCCTCATCCTGGACTCCCGCGGCTACCCCTGGCTCACCAAACACACGCTGCGCGTGAGCCCGAGCAATCTCTCGGGGAACGTCTCCGTGAAGGCCAGCAACAGCTTGGGATACGCTCAGAGCAACCTCACCCTCACAG AATTCCTGCGGTCTCGTGTGGAGGTGCCGTTGCTGGGGATTGTGACAGGGGGTGCTCTTGGCTTTGTGACTCTTCTCATCCTCACTCTCCTACTGCTTTTTCTGCTCCATAAGAACAAAGGGAAAGATATTG AGAAACCAGTGGAGATCACCATACCCAAGAG TGAATCGCCCCAGGCTCGACTGGACAGTAGGTACCTGCCCCGTGAGAACATGTCCCTGCCCTCGAACCTGCAACTCAATGACCTCAAAACCCCCTGCAAAG GAGTGGCGCCAAAGCAGGGAGAGGAGGGCAACAGCGATCAGGACCTGTGTGCAGCCTATGCGGCCAGAG gCTTCACTCGGTACCCCATGGTAGGCTACATCTACAAGGTGAACAGCATGAGCAGTGATGAAATCTGGCTCTGA
- the tmem25 gene encoding transmembrane protein 25 isoform X2 encodes MQRVGLNRGLSAAVLLLHTWAWVRTDAIDPIPKIDGKLHSAVTLKENATHQFNCQSEGWTPQSPPLLTWYLNGERQSQAPDSGTDQLVLPPWEPVRVRDRGSKPNGTFALHARKWDRELVCAVADPQSGKSYNATVVLNVQYQPEILRVNAHYSETSDPGISLVLFALVRSNPLATITWLDQAGHVVANTSDFLILDSRGYPWLTKHTLRVSPSNLSGNVSVKASNSLGYAQSNLTLTEFLRSRVEVPLLGIVTGGALGFVTLLILTLLLLFLLHKNKGKDIEKPVEITIPKSESPQARLDSRYLPRENMSLPSNLQLNDLKTPCKVT; translated from the exons ATGCAGCGCGTGGGTCTGAACCGGGGGCTCAGCGCTGCTGTGCTACTGCTGCACACCTGGGCCTGGGTTCGAACAG ATGCGATCGATCCCATTCCTAAGATTGACGGGAAGCTGCACTCTGCCGTCACGCTCAAAGAGAATGCGACACACCAGTTTAACTGCCAGTCCGAGGGCTGGACCCCCCAGAGCCCACCCCTGCTCACCTGGTACCTGAATGGGGAGAGGCAATCGCAGGCCCCGGACAGCGGAACGGATCAGCTGGTGCTGCCCCCGTGGGAGCCGGTCAGGGTCCGTGACAGGGGTTCCAAGCCAAACGGCACTTTCGCACTTCATGCGAGAAAATGGGACAGAGAGCTGGTGTGTGCTGTTGCTGACCCCCAAAGCGGAAAGAGCTACAATGCCACTGTGGTCCTCAACGTGCAGT ATCAGCCTGAGATTTTGCGAGTGAACGCCCACTACAGTGAGACCTCTGACCCAGGCATATCCTTAGTTCTCTTTGCCTTGGTACGGTCAAACCCCCTTGCAACCATAACCTGGCTGGACCAGGCCGGTCATGTGGTGGCCAACACATCTGACTTCCTCATCCTGGACTCCCGCGGCTACCCCTGGCTCACCAAACACACGCTGCGCGTGAGCCCGAGCAATCTCTCGGGGAACGTCTCCGTGAAGGCCAGCAACAGCTTGGGATACGCTCAGAGCAACCTCACCCTCACAG AATTCCTGCGGTCTCGTGTGGAGGTGCCGTTGCTGGGGATTGTGACAGGGGGTGCTCTTGGCTTTGTGACTCTTCTCATCCTCACTCTCCTACTGCTTTTTCTGCTCCATAAGAACAAAGGGAAAGATATTG AGAAACCAGTGGAGATCACCATACCCAAGAG TGAATCGCCCCAGGCTCGACTGGACAGTAGGTACCTGCCCCGTGAGAACATGTCCCTGCCCTCGAACCTGCAACTCAATGACCTCAAAACCCCCTGCAAAG TCACATAG